The Deinococcus reticulitermitis genome has a window encoding:
- the csm4 gene encoding type III-A CRISPR-associated RAMP protein Csm4 yields MGQHDLIVLTFRGALRGREQRPGYLPSDMLWGALYSADVRLQGAPLPTGNPYRVSSAFPFVGGDWLLPKPRVSAEEPEPAGRGSSLKKKAKGLNYVRLADFLTLARGQRLTDLDAALAAQRRALLPVGGAPLTLSDQALERALRPTKRTPDALARERYGAGVAELSGTEKLHLVRQARGRSVTGQTERQRNSQDRVTAATETFMTAGLAQPRVAFLLETTSPEQRTRLMAALRLLADSGLGGLRTQGSGQFEFELRPVPAELGRRLRSEGPQILLGLTRPSPEEARAIDEAEGSRYGLIRRDGFLDGTGQERQDVWMLTEGSLVPGPLAGTLTDVAPPNFSHPVWRSGLALSVGVSA; encoded by the coding sequence GTGGGCCAGCATGACCTGATCGTCCTGACCTTCCGGGGAGCGCTGCGGGGACGTGAGCAGCGCCCGGGCTACCTGCCGAGCGACATGCTCTGGGGGGCGCTCTACTCCGCCGACGTGCGGCTGCAAGGCGCTCCCCTGCCGACGGGCAATCCTTACCGGGTCAGCAGCGCCTTTCCCTTCGTGGGTGGGGACTGGCTGCTGCCCAAGCCGAGGGTCAGCGCCGAGGAGCCGGAGCCCGCCGGGAGGGGCAGCTCCCTCAAGAAAAAGGCCAAGGGCCTGAACTATGTCCGGCTGGCTGATTTCCTGACGCTGGCGCGGGGCCAGCGTCTGACTGACCTGGACGCGGCGCTCGCTGCGCAGCGGCGGGCGCTGCTGCCGGTGGGGGGGGCGCCCCTGACCCTCAGTGACCAAGCGCTTGAGCGGGCGCTGCGGCCCACCAAACGCACTCCGGACGCCCTCGCCCGTGAGCGGTACGGAGCCGGAGTGGCCGAACTGTCGGGTACGGAAAAGCTTCACCTCGTGCGTCAGGCGCGCGGACGCAGCGTGACCGGCCAGACCGAGCGGCAGCGCAATAGCCAGGACCGCGTGACGGCGGCCACCGAAACATTCATGACGGCGGGGCTCGCTCAGCCGAGGGTGGCCTTTTTGCTCGAGACCACCTCGCCGGAGCAGCGGACCCGTCTTATGGCGGCCCTGCGCCTGCTCGCCGACAGCGGTCTGGGCGGCCTGCGGACCCAGGGCAGCGGGCAGTTCGAATTCGAACTGCGGCCTGTGCCGGCGGAGCTCGGGCGCCGGCTGCGCTCGGAAGGACCGCAGATTCTGCTCGGTCTGACCCGTCCGTCGCCGGAAGAAGCGCGGGCCATCGACGAGGCCGAGGGCTCCCGTTACGGCCTGATTCGCCGGGACGGCTTTCTGGACGGAACCGGGCAGGAGCGTCAGGACGTGTGGATGCTCACCGAGGGCAGCCTGGTCCCCGGGCCGCTCGCCGGCACCCTGACCGATGTGGCGCCGCCCAATTTTTCCCACCCGGTCTGGCGAAGCGGGCTGGCCCTCAGCGTGGGGGTGAGCGCATGA